The genomic interval TCTTCCAATGTATCATTTCTGGGTCCAATGAAATTCATAGGTATAGGAAGAAGTCCTGTCAAATAGAGATTTTTTCTTTCGACCATCTTTCGATTGTTAATACGATATATAAGAACCGCTACTACAAATAGTACTACACCCTTGATCGTGAAATATCGATTGCTTGTTGAACCCTGTGAATTGCGTGAAAGTAAGATACTCCAAATTTGGGAGTCCAAGAGTTTTATAAAACGTTCTTGATGGAAAAAAATGGGAATGAAAGATCCCACTGAATTGAATTGGGTCCATGAATCTAAGAAATAGTGAGAATTATTGATCTCTCTTAATATCTCTCTAAATTCGAAAATCCAGGATTTGAATTGATGTCCTTTCATTGAGTCCTCCTAAATTGCATTGATTTATCCTAAAGATTTCATTTCAATTGGAATTTGGTTATTCACCATGTACGAGGATCCCCGCTGAGCATCCATGGCTGAATGGTTAAAGCGCCCAACTCATAATTGGCGAATTCGTAGGTTCAATTCCTACTGGATGCACGCCAATGGGACCCTCCAATAAGTCTATTGGAATTGGCTCTGTATCAATGGAATCTCATCATCCATACATAACAAATTAGTGTGGTATATTCATATCATAACATATGAACAGTAAGAACTAGCATTCTTATTGAGACTAAAACTCATAGGGAAGAAAATAGATTTATGAATGGAATAAAATATGCAGTATTTACAGACAAAAGTATTCGGTTATTGGGTAAAAATCAATATACTTCTAATGTCGAATCGGGATCAACTAGGACAGAAATAAAGCATTGGGTCGAACTCTTCTTTGGTGTCAAGGTAATAGCTATGAATAGTCATCGACTCCCGGGAAAGGGTAGAAGAATGGGACCTATTATGGGACATACAATGCATTACAGACGTATGATCATTACGCTTCAACCGGGTTATTCTATTCCACCTCTTAGAAAGAAAAGAACTTAAATCAAAATACTTAATAGCATGGCGATACATTTATACAAAACTTCTACCCCGAGCACACGCAATGGAGCCGTAGACAGTCAAGTGAAATCCAATCCACGAAATAATTTGATCTATGGACAGCATCATTGTGGTAAAGGTCGTAATTCCAGAGGAATCATTACCGCAGGGCATAGAGGGGGAGGTCATAAGCGTCTATACCGTAAAATCGATTTTCGACGGAATGAAAAAGACATATATGGTAGAATCGTAACCATAGAATACGACCCTAATCGAAATGCATACATTTGTCTCATACACTATGGGGATGGTGAGAAAAGATATATTTTACATCCCAGAGGGGCTATAATTGGAGATACCATTGTTTCTGGTACAGAAGTTCCTATAAAAATGGGAAATGCCCTACCTTTGAGTGCGGTTTGAACTATTGATTTACGTAATTGGAAGTAACCAATTAGGTTTACAACGAAACCTAGAAATCGATCACTGATCCAATTTGAGTACCTCTACAGGATAGACCTCAACAGAAAACTGAAGAGGAACGGCAGCAAGTGATTGAGTTCAGTAGTTCCTCATATAAAATTATTGACTCTAGAGATATAGTAATATGGAGAAGACAAAATTGTTTCAAGCACCGACAAAACCAGAAGCGCCCCTTGTTTCAAAGAGAGGAGGACGGATTATTCACATTTCATTTGATGGTCAGAGGCAAATTGAAAGCTAAGAAGTGGTAATTCTAAGG from Juglans regia voucher JREG20151001 chloroplast, complete genome carries:
- the rpl23 gene encoding ribosomal protein L23; amino-acid sequence: MNGIKYAVFTDKSIRLLGKNQYTSNVESGSTRTEIKHWVELFFGVKVIAMNSHRLPGKGRRMGPIMGHTMHYRRMIITLQPGYSIPPLRKKRT